One window of the Shewanella khirikhana genome contains the following:
- the ruvC gene encoding crossover junction endodeoxyribonuclease RuvC, with protein sequence MAIILGVDPGSRITGYGVIQCQGRHQLYLGSGCIRTSSDELPDRLKQIFDGLQEIIRQYQPSQFAIERVFMAKNADSALKLGQARGAAIVAATVAGLPVAEYSATQIKNAVVGTGRAQKAQVQHMVQQMLKLPAAPQADAADALAVAMCHYHTHQSLVALGGRASVRTYGRYR encoded by the coding sequence ATGGCCATTATTTTAGGGGTCGACCCGGGCTCACGCATCACAGGTTATGGGGTTATCCAGTGTCAGGGCAGGCATCAGCTCTATCTTGGCAGCGGTTGCATTCGTACCTCATCGGATGAACTGCCCGACAGGCTTAAGCAGATTTTTGATGGCCTGCAGGAAATTATCCGTCAGTACCAGCCGAGCCAGTTTGCCATCGAGCGGGTATTTATGGCCAAAAATGCCGACTCGGCATTGAAGCTCGGCCAGGCGAGGGGCGCCGCCATTGTGGCGGCGACAGTGGCAGGCTTACCGGTGGCCGAATACAGCGCCACCCAGATTAAAAATGCCGTGGTGGGCACAGGCCGGGCTCAAAAGGCCCAGGTGCAGCACATGGTGCAGCAGATGCTGAAACTCCCCGCAGCACCCCAGGCCGACGCGGCAGATGCACTGGCGGTTGCCATGTGTCATTATCACACCCATCAAAGTCTGGTGGCCCTCGGTGGGCGCGCCAGTGTCAGAACATACGGAAGATACAGATGA
- a CDS encoding YebC/PmpR family DNA-binding transcriptional regulator — protein MAGHSKWANIRHRKAAQDAKRGKLFTKLIRELVVSAREGGSDADANPRLRAAIDKALSANMTRDTVERAVKRGSGELDGDNLETLIYEGYGPGGTAVMVECMTDNRNRAVTGVRNAFNKSGGNLGTDGSVAYLFTKRGVISFEPGTDEDAILEAALEGGADDVVINDDGSADVYTTPEDFGAVKDALDGAGFTSVNAEVTMVPSTRAVLDAETAPKFLRLIDQLEDHDDVQEVYHNADIPDEVMETLE, from the coding sequence ATGGCAGGTCACAGCAAGTGGGCCAACATCCGACACCGTAAAGCCGCCCAGGATGCCAAGCGCGGCAAACTCTTTACCAAACTCATTCGCGAGCTGGTTGTCTCCGCCCGTGAGGGTGGTTCAGATGCCGATGCCAACCCCCGTCTGCGTGCCGCCATTGACAAAGCCCTGTCTGCCAATATGACCCGTGACACTGTGGAGCGCGCGGTAAAGCGTGGTTCCGGCGAGCTTGATGGCGACAATCTGGAAACCCTCATCTACGAAGGCTACGGCCCCGGTGGCACTGCTGTGATGGTGGAGTGCATGACGGATAACCGCAACCGTGCGGTGACCGGGGTGCGCAATGCCTTCAATAAGTCCGGTGGCAACCTGGGTACCGACGGCTCGGTGGCCTATCTCTTTACCAAGCGCGGGGTGATAAGTTTCGAGCCCGGCACCGATGAAGACGCCATTCTGGAAGCTGCACTCGAGGGCGGCGCCGACGATGTGGTCATCAATGATGATGGCAGTGCCGATGTGTACACCACGCCTGAGGACTTTGGCGCCGTGAAAGACGCCCTCGATGGCGCGGGTTTTACCTCGGTGAACGCTGAAGTGACCATGGTGCCATCCACCCGGGCTGTGCTTGATGCCGAAACCGCTCCCAAATTCCTGCGGCTTATCGATCAGCTTGAAGATCATGATGATGTGCAGGAGGTTTACCATAACGCCGACATCCCCGATGAGGTGATGGAGACGCTGGAATAA
- the aspS gene encoding aspartate--tRNA ligase, producing MRSHYCGDVNKSHVGQEVTLVGWVNRSRDLGGVIFLDLRDREGVVQVVYDPDLPDVFDVASSLRAEFCVQVKGVVRPRPDSQVNSQMKTGEIEVLGKALTIINAADPLPLSLDNHQNNSEEARLKYRYLDLRRPEMAQRLIFRAKVTSFVRNFMDGNGFLDIETPILTKATPEGARDYLVPSRTYKGQFFALPQSPQLFKQLLMMSGFDRYYQIVKCFRDEDLRADRQPEFTQIDIETSFMSSDQVMETTERMIRNLFLELMNVDLGEFPKMTWDEAMRRFGSDKPDLRNPLELVDVADLLKAVEFAVFSGPANDEEGRVAALRIPGGAELSRKQIDDYTKFVGIYGARGLAWMKVNNLAAGLEGIQSPVAKFLNEDIIKEIIARTGAADGDIIFFGADKANVVAESMGALRLKAGEDFDLLQGEWRPLWVVDFPMFEKADGRFYAVHHPFTAPRGVTAAELEANPGKAVSDAYDMVLNGVELGGGSVRIHNGDMQSTVFRILGIDDEEAKEKFGFLLDALRFGTPPHAGLAFGLDRLVMLMTGASSIRDVMAFPKTTTAACPLTNAPGHANPDQLVELGIAVLPKEPKQD from the coding sequence ATGCGCAGTCATTATTGTGGAGACGTTAACAAGTCTCACGTCGGACAAGAAGTCACCCTCGTCGGCTGGGTCAACCGCAGCCGCGATTTGGGGGGTGTGATCTTTTTGGATCTTCGCGACCGCGAAGGTGTGGTTCAGGTGGTTTACGACCCCGATCTGCCAGACGTGTTTGACGTAGCCAGCAGCCTGCGTGCCGAGTTCTGTGTTCAGGTTAAAGGTGTGGTTCGCCCACGTCCTGACAGCCAGGTGAACAGCCAGATGAAGACCGGTGAAATTGAAGTGCTTGGCAAAGCGCTCACCATCATCAATGCTGCCGATCCGCTGCCACTGAGCCTGGATAACCACCAGAACAACAGCGAAGAAGCCCGTCTTAAGTACCGCTATCTGGATCTGCGCCGTCCTGAAATGGCTCAGCGTCTGATTTTCCGTGCCAAGGTAACCAGCTTTGTGCGCAACTTTATGGATGGCAACGGCTTCCTCGACATCGAAACCCCCATTCTGACCAAGGCCACTCCGGAAGGTGCCCGCGACTACCTGGTACCAAGCCGTACCTATAAAGGTCAGTTCTTCGCACTGCCACAGTCGCCACAGCTGTTCAAGCAGCTGCTGATGATGTCAGGTTTCGACCGTTACTATCAAATCGTGAAGTGTTTCCGCGACGAAGACCTGCGCGCCGACCGTCAGCCTGAATTCACCCAAATCGATATCGAAACCTCGTTCATGAGCTCTGATCAGGTGATGGAAACCACCGAGCGCATGATCCGTAACCTGTTCCTCGAACTGATGAACGTGGATCTGGGCGAATTCCCGAAAATGACCTGGGACGAAGCCATGCGCCGCTTTGGCTCCGATAAGCCGGATCTGCGTAACCCGCTGGAACTGGTTGATGTTGCCGATCTGCTTAAAGCCGTTGAGTTCGCCGTATTCTCCGGCCCAGCCAACGACGAAGAAGGCCGCGTTGCTGCACTGCGTATTCCCGGCGGCGCCGAGCTGTCACGCAAGCAAATTGACGACTACACCAAGTTTGTCGGTATCTACGGTGCCCGCGGTCTGGCCTGGATGAAGGTCAACAACCTCGCCGCTGGCCTTGAAGGCATTCAGTCGCCTGTGGCCAAGTTCCTGAATGAAGACATCATCAAGGAAATCATTGCCCGCACTGGCGCCGCTGATGGCGATATCATCTTCTTCGGTGCCGACAAGGCCAACGTGGTTGCCGAGTCCATGGGCGCGCTGCGTCTGAAAGCCGGTGAAGACTTCGATCTGCTCCAGGGCGAGTGGCGTCCACTGTGGGTGGTTGACTTCCCGATGTTCGAAAAGGCCGATGGCCGTTTCTACGCCGTTCACCATCCCTTTACCGCGCCGCGCGGCGTCACTGCTGCCGAGCTTGAAGCCAACCCTGGTAAGGCAGTGTCCGATGCCTACGACATGGTACTTAACGGCGTTGAACTGGGCGGCGGCTCTGTGCGTATCCACAATGGCGACATGCAGTCTACTGTGTTCCGCATCCTTGGCATCGACGATGAAGAAGCCAAAGAGAAGTTCGGCTTCCTGCTGGACGCATTGCGTTTCGGTACGCCACCACATGCGGGTCTGGCCTTTGGTCTGGACCGTCTGGTGATGCTGATGACCGGCGCCAGCTCCATCCGTGACGTGATGGCCTTCCCCAAGACCACCACGGCGGCCTGTCCGCTCACTAACGCGCCGGGACATGCCAACCCCGACCAACTGGTGGAACTGGGCATTGCGGTTCTGCCGAAAGAGCCGAAACAAGACTGA
- a CDS encoding transporter substrate-binding domain-containing protein: MKLILRLLLCLSLGLSFLAYSDDKPLTLVMGEDSYPFQFIDENGDPQGLMVELWKEWSRVNRRPVVFVSRVWRDSLTQLQQGRADVHLGMAINPDRERLFDFADTISEVNTYVYLHKQLQGRTSLEQLRPFQIGIVQGSTFENELNARVPGLSFKRFPTRESLLEAADRGELVAFAGMEGYMRDQRLQQKLSVDFPINTRVLVRQTDMHPAVQKGNEALLRQINEGFARLSSDFTRKLERRWLGYQREQSGLAIAMQLGVEPFVDLGVDGLPHGLYVDLWRLWSEKTGVPINFIPGDMNGSLEDVRTGRADVHIGYPESDDMNTGLYRAWHMYTVKSRLFLHGNQITDVKALKGKRIGIFPTAPYVAKVRAALPDTQVRFYNGMEEMLNAVHQGDIVGFVASAAWTQHYLLLNKSWAEFTQANFLEYDTEIYALIRNGDQGLANRIASGFNMISLKELADIEQKWMLNSRDHVFVKSREHINLSGPERQYLTGLGSLKMGYLENWAPMEFTDEKGEFAGVNSDVAKMFESMLGIEIEPVAFKAWGDLISALQSGKIDLAGSVAKTPEREGQITYSEPYWPSAWALVSPIDVVSVFNLDQLEGQRLAVVEGYQIVSRLMAEYPGIKLVLVPDSQTGLQAVSSGKADLFIEKVVTLANKLNSGQFQQLKMSLLADFADQKSHIGVTPRHQELLPYLNKVIAKLDKAKVQEIHSHWMDFNVDTGVARYQRYLRSVVIALSVLLLLTLVVAVINRRLKQEIKARQRAEARIAHLASHDPLTGLPNRILLDDRLRQAVLLHGREQAKFALLFVDLDGFKEVNDAKGHAMGDKLLVEVARVLDDAVRKSDTVARFGGDEFIVLLNKIADMDSVCQVAENLIAKLSKPFDMDGTQISISASIGIAIYPSDSDNPIGLMQKADKMMYFAKQAGGHSYRSA; this comes from the coding sequence TTGAAGCTTATTCTGCGACTGTTGTTGTGCCTGTCACTGGGTCTGTCATTTCTTGCCTACAGCGACGATAAACCCCTGACGCTGGTGATGGGCGAAGACAGCTATCCCTTTCAATTTATAGATGAAAATGGCGATCCTCAGGGCCTGATGGTTGAGCTCTGGAAAGAGTGGTCGCGGGTAAACCGCCGCCCTGTGGTGTTTGTCAGCCGGGTGTGGCGTGACTCCCTGACCCAGCTTCAGCAAGGGCGGGCCGATGTACACCTTGGCATGGCCATCAACCCCGACCGTGAGCGCCTGTTTGACTTCGCCGACACCATTTCTGAGGTTAACACCTACGTTTACCTGCACAAACAATTGCAGGGACGAACCTCCCTTGAGCAATTGCGGCCTTTCCAGATAGGTATAGTGCAGGGTTCCACCTTTGAAAACGAACTCAATGCCAGGGTGCCCGGCCTGAGCTTCAAGCGTTTCCCAACCCGGGAGAGTCTGCTTGAGGCGGCGGATAGAGGGGAGCTGGTCGCTTTTGCCGGTATGGAAGGCTACATGCGCGATCAGCGCCTGCAGCAAAAGCTGTCAGTGGACTTTCCTATCAACACCCGGGTGCTGGTGCGTCAAACCGATATGCATCCAGCGGTGCAAAAAGGCAATGAGGCGCTGCTGCGGCAAATCAATGAAGGGTTTGCCCGGCTGTCGAGCGACTTTACCCGCAAACTCGAGCGGCGCTGGCTGGGGTATCAGCGTGAGCAGAGTGGTCTTGCCATCGCCATGCAGCTGGGTGTCGAGCCTTTTGTCGACCTCGGTGTCGATGGTTTACCCCACGGGCTGTATGTGGATTTGTGGCGTTTGTGGTCAGAAAAAACCGGCGTTCCCATCAATTTTATCCCAGGCGATATGAATGGCAGCCTTGAAGATGTGCGCACTGGCCGCGCCGATGTGCACATTGGCTACCCAGAAAGCGATGATATGAATACCGGGCTGTACCGCGCCTGGCATATGTACACGGTAAAAAGCCGACTGTTTTTACATGGCAATCAAATCACTGACGTCAAGGCGCTCAAAGGAAAACGCATTGGTATTTTCCCAACGGCGCCTTATGTGGCCAAGGTGAGGGCAGCGCTGCCCGACACCCAGGTGCGCTTCTATAACGGCATGGAAGAGATGCTCAATGCCGTACATCAGGGGGACATTGTTGGCTTTGTCGCCTCTGCAGCCTGGACCCAGCACTATCTGCTGCTCAATAAAAGTTGGGCCGAATTCACCCAGGCCAACTTTTTAGAGTACGACACCGAAATCTACGCCCTGATCCGCAATGGCGATCAGGGGCTTGCCAATCGGATTGCCTCCGGCTTCAACATGATAAGCCTGAAGGAGCTTGCTGACATTGAGCAGAAATGGATGCTCAACAGCCGTGACCACGTGTTTGTGAAGTCCCGCGAGCACATCAATCTGAGCGGCCCCGAGCGCCAATACCTGACCGGTCTTGGCAGCCTGAAAATGGGCTATTTGGAAAACTGGGCGCCGATGGAGTTTACCGACGAAAAAGGCGAGTTTGCCGGAGTGAACTCCGATGTGGCTAAGATGTTTGAGTCCATGTTGGGGATTGAGATTGAGCCTGTGGCCTTCAAAGCGTGGGGCGACCTTATCAGTGCACTTCAAAGCGGGAAAATTGACCTTGCCGGCAGCGTGGCCAAAACGCCTGAGCGGGAAGGGCAAATCACCTACAGTGAGCCTTACTGGCCATCGGCATGGGCGCTGGTAAGCCCAATTGATGTGGTGTCGGTATTCAACCTCGATCAGCTTGAGGGCCAGCGGCTGGCGGTGGTGGAAGGCTATCAGATTGTGAGTCGGCTGATGGCAGAGTACCCCGGCATTAAGCTGGTGCTGGTGCCAGACAGCCAGACCGGTTTGCAGGCGGTGTCCTCCGGCAAGGCCGATTTGTTCATTGAAAAAGTGGTCACCCTTGCCAATAAGCTCAACAGTGGCCAGTTTCAGCAGCTGAAAATGTCACTGCTGGCCGATTTTGCCGATCAGAAAAGTCATATCGGTGTTACTCCGCGCCATCAGGAATTGCTGCCGTATCTGAACAAGGTGATAGCCAAGCTCGATAAAGCCAAGGTGCAGGAAATCCACTCCCACTGGATGGATTTTAATGTGGATACCGGCGTTGCCCGCTATCAGCGTTACTTGCGCAGCGTGGTGATTGCATTGTCGGTGCTGTTGCTGCTGACCCTGGTGGTCGCTGTGATTAATCGTCGGCTGAAGCAGGAAATCAAGGCCCGTCAGCGCGCCGAGGCACGAATTGCCCATCTTGCCAGCCACGACCCATTAACCGGGCTGCCAAACCGGATTTTGCTGGATGACAGACTGCGTCAGGCGGTGCTGCTCCATGGCCGCGAGCAGGCCAAGTTTGCGCTGCTGTTTGTGGATCTCGATGGCTTTAAAGAGGTCAACGACGCCAAAGGCCACGCCATGGGCGATAAGCTGTTGGTGGAAGTGGCGCGGGTATTGGATGACGCTGTGCGTAAATCCGATACAGTGGCGCGTTTTGGCGGCGATGAATTTATTGTGCTGCTCAATAAAATCGCCGATATGGACAGTGTCTGCCAGGTGGCGGAGAACCTGATTGCCAAGTTGTCCAAGCCCTTTGATATGGATGGCACCCAAATCAGTATCTCGGCCAGTATCGGCATCGCCATCTACCCAAGCGACAGTGACAATCCCATCGGTTTGATGCAAAAAGCCGACAAGATGATGTACTTCGCCAAGCAGGCGGGCGGCCACAGCTACCGCAGTGCCTGA
- the cmoA gene encoding carboxy-S-adenosyl-L-methionine synthase CmoA encodes MTNQQDTLFALPGEHQGNFQFDNRVAGVFGDMIRRSVPGYSQIIATIGDFAGRLVSPNTQVYDLGCSLGAATLSIRRQVEGRSVCIHAIDNSEPMLARCRENLDAYVSDTKVEFHLADIRDVAIENASMVVLNFTLQFLPPADRDALIARIWHGMVPGGVLVLSEKLKFDNDAIQQLLDAQHLDFKRANGYSELEISQKRSAIENVLIPDTLDEHKARLHQAGFTQADLWFQCFNFASMVAIK; translated from the coding sequence ATGACCAATCAACAAGATACTTTGTTTGCGCTGCCCGGTGAGCATCAGGGCAATTTTCAGTTCGACAACCGGGTAGCCGGTGTCTTTGGCGATATGATCCGCCGCTCGGTGCCCGGCTACAGCCAAATCATTGCCACCATTGGCGATTTTGCCGGTCGTCTGGTTAGCCCGAATACCCAGGTTTATGACCTTGGCTGCTCTCTTGGCGCCGCCACCCTATCCATCCGCCGTCAGGTGGAAGGCCGCAGCGTCTGTATCCATGCCATCGATAACAGCGAGCCCATGCTGGCCCGTTGCCGGGAAAACCTCGATGCCTATGTCAGCGACACCAAGGTAGAGTTTCATCTGGCCGACATTCGTGATGTGGCAATCGAAAACGCCTCCATGGTGGTGCTGAACTTTACTCTGCAGTTTTTGCCCCCTGCCGATCGCGATGCGCTTATCGCCCGGATATGGCACGGCATGGTGCCCGGCGGCGTACTGGTGCTGTCAGAAAAACTCAAATTCGACAACGATGCCATTCAGCAGCTGCTCGATGCCCAGCATCTGGATTTCAAGCGTGCCAATGGTTACAGCGAGCTTGAAATCAGCCAAAAGCGCAGCGCCATCGAAAACGTACTGATCCCGGATACCCTGGATGAGCACAAGGCGCGCCTGCATCAGGCTGGCTTTACCCAGGCCGACCTCTGGTTTCAGTGTTTCAACTTTGCCTCCATGGTGGCCATCAAGTGA
- the cmoB gene encoding tRNA 5-methoxyuridine(34)/uridine 5-oxyacetic acid(34) synthase CmoB, with translation MISFSSFYRQIADTNLQHWLETLPAVLGEWQRSHKHGNLPKWEKVLAKLNFPAPDELDLLHSVTIGSGAQLSEGQQEKLENLLRILSPWRKGPFHVHGIHIDTEWRSDWKWDRVSPHISPLANRTVLDVGCGSGYHMWRMLGEGAKRVVGIDPSALFLCQFEAIKRLIDVDSPVHLLPLGIEELPPLDAFDTVFSMGVLYHRRSPIDHLLQLRDQLRMGGELVLETLVVDGDKDTVLVPRDRYGKMNNVWFLPSIEALKLWLEKCDFTDVRCVNVDVTSLAEQRATGWMQNESLVDYLDPQDVSLTVEGYPAPKRATFIAVKNRSSQDFD, from the coding sequence GTGATCAGTTTCTCCAGTTTTTACCGCCAAATCGCCGATACCAATTTACAGCATTGGCTCGAAACCCTGCCCGCCGTGCTCGGTGAATGGCAGCGAAGCCACAAACACGGCAACCTGCCCAAGTGGGAAAAGGTGCTCGCCAAACTGAACTTTCCGGCTCCCGATGAGCTGGATTTGCTGCACAGTGTCACTATCGGCAGCGGCGCTCAGCTCAGTGAAGGCCAGCAGGAAAAGCTAGAAAACCTGCTGCGCATCCTTTCACCCTGGCGTAAAGGCCCGTTCCATGTGCACGGTATTCACATCGATACCGAGTGGCGCAGTGACTGGAAGTGGGATCGGGTTTCGCCCCACATCAGCCCACTGGCTAACCGCACTGTACTCGATGTGGGCTGCGGCAGTGGCTACCACATGTGGCGTATGCTGGGTGAAGGCGCCAAACGTGTAGTGGGTATCGACCCCTCGGCGCTGTTTTTATGCCAGTTCGAAGCCATCAAACGCCTGATTGACGTTGACTCGCCGGTGCATTTACTGCCGCTTGGGATTGAAGAGCTGCCGCCACTGGATGCCTTCGACACTGTGTTCTCTATGGGCGTGCTGTACCACAGACGCTCGCCAATTGATCATCTGCTGCAGCTTAGGGATCAACTGCGCATGGGCGGTGAGCTGGTGCTCGAAACCCTGGTAGTCGATGGCGATAAGGACACAGTTCTGGTGCCCCGCGATAGATATGGCAAGATGAATAATGTATGGTTTTTGCCATCCATAGAAGCGCTTAAGCTGTGGCTCGAAAAATGTGATTTTACCGACGTGCGCTGCGTGAACGTGGATGTCACCTCGCTGGCAGAGCAGCGTGCTACCGGTTGGATGCAAAATGAGTCTCTGGTCGATTACCTCGACCCACAGGATGTCAGCCTGACAGTAGAAGGCTACCCCGCCCCGAAACGGGCCACCTTTATTGCGGTTAAAAACCGCAGTAGCCAGGATTTTGATTGA
- a CDS encoding ATP-dependent zinc protease yields MLKHTLAIAIIALTAGCSMTQTPQPTGPQPVNADEFKQAMAAQQTELLAAISAVKDDSRAQIAELDQAITALDQEVKTLGQKQATAAPSQPQVECPPSAIGDKFMLGEVENVFVEELKTSFETRIDTGAESSSLDARNILLFERDGTQWVRFDVFTQGEDKPASTFEAKVVRFVRIKQDTETDDRRPVIHAHLKIGKFSAETDLNLTDRSHLDYPLLLGRKFMKDIAVVDVGQRFIHGK; encoded by the coding sequence ATGTTAAAACACACTCTGGCCATCGCCATCATCGCCCTGACCGCGGGTTGTTCCATGACGCAAACGCCCCAGCCCACAGGCCCGCAACCTGTGAATGCCGACGAGTTCAAGCAGGCCATGGCTGCCCAGCAAACTGAACTGCTGGCCGCCATCAGTGCCGTAAAAGATGACTCCCGCGCTCAGATAGCTGAGCTTGATCAAGCCATCACAGCCCTGGATCAGGAAGTTAAAACCCTGGGGCAGAAACAGGCCACAGCCGCGCCGAGTCAACCTCAGGTGGAATGCCCTCCCAGCGCCATTGGTGATAAATTCATGCTGGGTGAAGTGGAAAATGTCTTTGTTGAAGAGCTGAAAACCAGCTTTGAAACCCGTATTGATACCGGCGCCGAAAGCTCTTCGCTGGATGCGCGTAACATTCTGCTGTTTGAGCGCGACGGCACCCAATGGGTACGCTTCGATGTGTTCACCCAGGGCGAAGACAAACCCGCCTCCACCTTCGAAGCCAAGGTGGTGCGCTTTGTGCGCATCAAACAGGACACAGAAACAGACGATCGCCGTCCGGTGATCCACGCCCACCTGAAAATCGGCAAATTCAGTGCCGAAACCGATTTGAACCTGACCGATCGCAGCCATTTGGATTATCCGCTGCTGCTTGGCCGCAAATTTATGAAAGACATTGCCGTTGTCGATGTAGGCCAACGTTTCATTCACGGCAAGTAA
- a CDS encoding UUP1 family membrane protein has translation MHSRKPFYILVFLLFVVGLASSIYRGIEHRVPFLPGQQVETWAIDAKVSFVGQGDAGEVSLALPQDPAYEVLMEHTTSPGYGLSIIDDEQGRRAIWSKRQVSGQQDLYYKVTLVPTGQTRLVDDDEPAAPEAPVWAATEKAAAEEIIDEAWAQSGSNLSYARQLVRLVGGDKSQNLALLLTANRPAKLFINLLAAKGVPAREVSALRLEDQRRRQQLVSFVEVYDKGEWHLFDASNGKEGRPENLLLWERQGKSVLDVIGGNNSQVNFSMLMETRPALSTSIDMMELGQGLDFSLYQLPLEEQSLFKGILLIPIGVLMVVFLRVIIGIKTSGTFMPVLIALAFIQTTLVTGLVGFLLIVSCGLMIRSYLSHLNLLLISRISAVIIVVIGIIGIFTLLSYKFGLSEGLTITFFPMIILAWTIERMSILWEEEGAKEVVLQGGGSLLVATLAYLAMSATWVQHWVFNFLGIHLVILALVMLMGQYTGYRLLELKRFKPLAGE, from the coding sequence ATGCACTCACGTAAGCCTTTTTACATTCTCGTTTTTTTGCTGTTTGTCGTTGGCTTGGCAAGCAGCATTTACCGTGGCATTGAGCACAGAGTCCCCTTTCTGCCCGGGCAGCAGGTAGAAACCTGGGCCATCGACGCCAAGGTCAGCTTTGTTGGCCAGGGTGATGCAGGTGAAGTGTCACTGGCACTGCCGCAGGATCCCGCCTATGAAGTGCTGATGGAGCACACCACCTCGCCGGGCTACGGTTTGTCGATTATCGATGATGAGCAGGGCCGGCGCGCCATCTGGAGTAAACGCCAGGTCAGCGGTCAGCAGGACCTCTACTATAAGGTCACGCTGGTACCCACAGGTCAGACACGCCTGGTCGATGACGATGAGCCCGCCGCGCCCGAAGCCCCTGTGTGGGCCGCTACCGAGAAAGCCGCAGCTGAAGAAATCATTGACGAAGCCTGGGCTCAGAGTGGCTCCAATCTGTCCTATGCACGGCAACTGGTACGCCTGGTTGGCGGCGACAAGAGCCAGAATCTGGCGCTGCTGCTGACCGCCAATCGCCCTGCCAAGCTGTTTATCAATCTGCTGGCTGCCAAAGGGGTTCCTGCCCGTGAAGTATCGGCGCTGCGCCTTGAAGATCAACGTCGCCGCCAGCAACTGGTGAGCTTTGTTGAAGTGTACGACAAAGGCGAGTGGCACCTGTTCGATGCCAGCAACGGCAAAGAAGGCCGCCCTGAAAACCTGCTGCTGTGGGAGCGTCAGGGCAAGTCGGTGCTGGACGTGATTGGTGGCAACAACTCTCAGGTGAACTTCTCCATGCTGATGGAAACCCGCCCTGCACTGTCGACCTCCATCGACATGATGGAGCTGGGTCAGGGGCTGGATTTCTCCCTATATCAGTTACCGTTGGAAGAGCAAAGCCTGTTCAAGGGCATCCTGCTTATTCCTATCGGCGTGCTGATGGTGGTGTTCCTTAGGGTGATTATCGGTATTAAAACCTCAGGCACCTTTATGCCGGTACTGATTGCGCTGGCGTTTATCCAAACCACCCTGGTTACCGGTTTGGTGGGCTTTTTGCTGATTGTCTCCTGTGGTTTGATGATCCGCTCTTATCTGTCGCACCTCAATTTGCTGCTGATTTCACGAATATCCGCGGTGATCATTGTGGTTATCGGCATCATCGGCATTTTCACCCTGCTGTCGTACAAGTTTGGCTTAAGCGAAGGCCTGACCATTACCTTCTTCCCGATGATCATTCTGGCCTGGACCATTGAGCGTATGTCCATCCTGTGGGAAGAAGAAGGCGCCAAGGAAGTGGTACTTCAGGGCGGCGGCAGCCTGCTGGTTGCTACCCTTGCCTATCTCGCCATGAGCGCCACCTGGGTACAGCACTGGGTATTCAATTTCCTGGGTATTCACCTGGTGATCCTGGCGCTGGTCATGCTGATGGGTCAGTACACCGGCTATCGCCTGCTGGAGCTTAAGCGCTTCAAGCCACTGGCAGGAGAATAA
- a CDS encoding alpha-L-glutamate ligase-like protein produces the protein MRYAWPWELRRAGVLNMNKRNIDYIGRYNPRKYYKRVDDKLTTKQLALANDIAVPDLIGVVKEQHEIADIPEMVLDRSGFVIKPAKGSGGKGILVITKVENGRYFKPSGNEVTPSEIDRHVSNILSGLFSLGGKPDVAIVEGLIQFDPVFDGFSYEGVPDIRLIVFKGYPVMGMLRLSTAASDGKANLHQGAVGVGIDIATGKGLRAVQFNEPIEFHPDTGRRLMDIQVPDWDVLLRTASSAYEMCELGYLGTDMVLDSEKGPLLLELNARPGLAIQIANGKGLLPRLKHVESLGNHTPSVDDRVAYAKIHFGAGADF, from the coding sequence ATGCGATATGCCTGGCCATGGGAGCTGCGCCGCGCCGGCGTGCTCAATATGAATAAGCGCAATATCGACTACATAGGTCGCTATAATCCGCGCAAATATTACAAGCGGGTGGACGATAAGCTCACCACCAAACAGCTTGCGCTTGCCAACGACATTGCCGTGCCCGATCTGATTGGTGTGGTGAAAGAGCAGCATGAAATCGCCGATATTCCGGAGATGGTGCTGGATCGCAGCGGCTTTGTGATCAAGCCTGCCAAAGGCTCTGGCGGCAAAGGGATTTTGGTGATCACCAAAGTCGAAAATGGCCGTTATTTCAAGCCAAGTGGCAATGAAGTGACCCCAAGCGAAATCGACCGCCACGTGTCCAACATCCTCAGCGGCCTGTTCTCACTCGGCGGTAAGCCCGATGTGGCCATTGTGGAAGGCCTTATTCAGTTCGACCCTGTGTTCGATGGCTTTAGCTACGAAGGGGTGCCGGATATCCGCCTGATTGTCTTTAAAGGCTACCCGGTGATGGGCATGCTGCGCTTGTCCACCGCTGCCTCTGACGGCAAGGCCAACCTGCACCAGGGCGCCGTTGGCGTTGGCATCGACATCGCCACAGGTAAAGGCCTCAGGGCGGTGCAGTTTAACGAGCCAATCGAGTTTCATCCCGATACAGGGCGTCGCCTGATGGATATTCAGGTGCCCGATTGGGATGTGCTGCTGAGAACCGCCTCCAGCGCCTACGAGATGTGCGAGCTTGGCTATCTTGGCACCGACATGGTGCTCGACAGCGAAAAAGGCCCGTTACTGCTTGAGCTCAACGCCCGCCCTGGCCTTGCCATTCAAATCGCCAACGGCAAGGGACTCCTGCCACGGCTCAAACACGTTGAGTCACTTGGCAACCACACCCCTTCAGTGGATGACAGGGTCGCCTATGCGAAAATCCATTTTGGCGCTGGCGCTGATTTCTAG